Within the Terriglobales bacterium genome, the region CCGATCCAGGTCAGCAGCGGCACTACCAGCAGGCACGAAGCCGCGCCGCCACACAGGTCGGCGCCGTAGAGCCGGGTCACCAACGCGGTCTGGCGCGCGAAGACCACCGAGAAAAGCAGCCCGGTGAGGAAGAACGGCACCGCGGCGGCGATATAGAGCACGGTCAGGCGGAGGAAGTTGGCTTTGCTGAGATCGAGGGCGACAGGAACGTGCAGCACGATCTCGAGCACCAGAACAACGAGTACAGAGTTCAGAGCACAGAGTACAGAGCCAAGAGAACGTGTGCTCCAACGCGATAGGCGGTCGCGGGCGACGAAGGCGAAGACGCCACCGGCGCCCAGGCCGAGCAGCGCGATGGAGATGGCCAGAAAGGCGAAGTGGTAGAAGAGGACCACCGAGAACAGCCGGGTAAGCGAGAGTTCGAGCAACAGACTGGCCAGGCTGACCAGGCCGACGCCGGCCAGCAGGCGTCCGGAGGCGTGCGTCGCCGCTTCGGCGTTGATCGGGGACAGCAACACGGATTCGCTCATGAGTCGCGGTGGAGAGACGCCCTGACGGGCGTCTCTACCGAAAAGTTTGGGTCAGTCCTCAAGGATTACCTGGGCAGTGGCGATCTCGGCGGTATGGGAGAGGGAAAGCGACACGCGCTTCATCCCCAGGGCGACGGCGTGCGCGGCGGCGGCGCCGGAGAAGGTGATGGTGGGGCGGCCTCCGGGCTCGCGCCGGACCTCCACCTCGGTCCAGGACACCCCTTTCTTCCAGCCGGTGCCGATGGCCTTGAGCGCCGCTTCCTTGGCGGCGAAGCGCGCCGCGAACCTTTCGGCGGCATTGCGCTTCGATCGGCAATACTTGATCTCGCCGGCGGTGA harbors:
- the acpS gene encoding holo-ACP synthase, encoding TAGEIKYCRSKRNAAERFAARFAAKEAALKAIGTGWKKGVSWTEVEVRREPGGRPTITFSGAAAAHAVALGMKRVSLSLSHTAEIATAQVILED